One stretch of Mycteria americana isolate JAX WOST 10 ecotype Jacksonville Zoo and Gardens chromosome 16, USCA_MyAme_1.0, whole genome shotgun sequence DNA includes these proteins:
- the LOC142417839 gene encoding uncharacterized protein LOC142417839, with amino-acid sequence MSTLAPGTPPGHPPHRYPAGTPFLGGSPGHPCLSSPCLGTQPLEPPLLCIAFSAWGQKGSQPRHPPALRRGDNWSPWPPAATVPQARALHVSVSASKQLHGSALIHDSSVGVLAPHSAPRLFPLLTSLQETVQRLLLLERKGFGAQSPLLAASPSPSNGCRKTPPSPAPGVGLSLTPVAPAPGGTVTLSTSSEHRSPVHNPTTEASHPRGLKPRCNSPCRKAGSKLETASILQHPPAPPCTPPASSFVYKLGSNRGGHGDVVPKQVAVVPPPGGSQRDELAASPCCPLLGTRTVPTCKGTAAPPGDYLTSEVPVLALARCPGLVSSVRPSPCSSRHPGAYAEPHGQDFQAPAFSTSRRIPLISMGLTQSRCQARFAGNDGKR; translated from the exons ATGAGCACCCTGGCTCCGGGCACCCCTCCCGGGCACCCCCCGCACAGGTACCCCGCAGGCACCCCCTTTCTGGGCGGCTCTCCCGGGCACCCCTGCTTAAGTAGCCCCTGCTTGGGCACGCAACCCCTGG AGCCTCCTTTGCTCTGCATTGCCTTTTCGGCTTGGGGGCAGAAGGGGAgccagccccggcacccaccAGCCCTCAGGAGGGGTGACAACTGGAGCCCCTGGCCTCCAGCAGCCACAGTCCCCCAGGCCAGAGCCCTGCACGTCTCGGTGTCTGCCTCCAAGCAATTACACGGGTCTGCTCTGATCCACGATAGCAGTGTCGGGGTGCTGGCTCCCCATTCAGCCCCTCGCCTGTTCCCACTGCTGACTTCTCTGCAAGAAACGGTGCAGAGGCTTTTACTTTTGGAGAGAAAGGGATTCGGAGCTCAGAGCCCTCTTcttgctgcctctcccagccccagcaaCGGTTGCAGGAAAACTCCCCCGTCTCCTGCTCCTGGGGTGGGACTGTCACTAACGCCTgtggcccctgccccgggggggacGGTGACCCTCAGCACCAGCTCTGAGCATCGGTCGCCTGTGCACAATCCGACCACTGAGGCTTCACACCCCCGGGGCCTGAAGCCCCGATGTAACTCCCCTTGCAGGAAGGCTGGGTCCAAGCTGGAAACAGCCAGCAtcctccagcatcccccagctcctccctgcaccccaccAGCTTCTTCCTTCGTGTACAAACTCGGATCCAACAGGGGCGGCCATGGTGATGTGGTGCCGAAGCAGGTCGCTGTGGTGCCTCCGCCTGGAGGGTCCCAGCGTGATGAGCTCGCAGCGTCGCCTTGCTGCCCCCTTCTCGGGACGAGGACAGTGCCCACCTGCAAGGGGACGGCAGCACCTCCTGGGGACTACCTCACCTCGGAGGTCCCTGTCCTGGCACTTGCCCGCTGCCCAGGTTTGGTTTCCAGCGTCAgacccagcccctgctcctcccgCCACCCAGGTGCTTATGCTGAACCGCACGGGCAGGATTTCCAAGCTCCCGCTTTCTCCACTTCGAGGCGTATTCCTCTTATTTCTATGGGACTCACCCAGTCCCGGTGTCAGGCGCGATTCGCAGGAAACGATGGGAAGCGATAA